A single Pagrus major chromosome 19, Pma_NU_1.0 DNA region contains:
- the csrnp1b gene encoding cysteine/serine-rich nuclear protein 1b produces MSGLLKRKFEEVDEDPCYSSPSSLSSACSGWDSEGESCYSDTLDSTPSNPSSPATNFNTTSILKKSKRARRGNVTFDQVTVFFFPRCQGFTSVPSRGGCTLGMMQRHSVLRTYTLAEFAVEQRLLRREKFLNRLREEKLEALKLKLTKNGTQENEEAEKLTVDDIPEQDIDISGTNLEEGSFLQPYPPKRRYALLKAAGVKKIDKEEKRQLHELRISRENCGCDCQGFCEPETCSCSLAGIKCQMDHSSFPCGCTKDGCGNTEGRIEFNSTRVQTHYIHTIMKLELEKRLEEQSSTEEEEEENTTSLPAVPSFPLNSQLPAGENSCSSDMTDSDSSGQSEDSEPGEGLCEHRTPLDVDEKGLSRILSFSDTENCSRSSRDCGERKDMCCQDQRQEQQLPSTEAFSSFSMVDFADENDNIDAALLDHTDNRATAISELLDENANQGNALFHSSNVPRTPSPTVDRSASYNMDLSLSSESDLEFFDGFPCLGPSSLYNSLKEYEHMDNFFQFQLPSYPSLPPASDPGTCLLESLIGLSESVPEPPATFTDNQLLEEAMKLSVMESVKV; encoded by the exons ATGAGTGGGCTTCTCAAGAGGAAGTTTGAGGAGGTGGATGAGGACCCATGCtactcctcaccctcctccctctcctctgcctgcTCGGGCTGGGACTCGGAGGGGGAGAGCTGCTACTCGGACACCCTGGATTCCACTCCCAGCAACCCCAGCTCCCCGGCAACAAATTTCAACA CAACATCCATCCTAAAGAAATCCAAGAGAGCACGGCGAGGCAACGTGACGTTTGACCAGGTGACAGTGTTCTTCTTCCCACGCTGCCAGGGATTCACCAGTGTTCCCAGTCGAGGAGGATGCACTCTGGGCATGATGCAGCGCCACAGCGTCCTCCGCACGTACACGCTTGCCGAGTTTGCCGTGGAGCAGCGGCTCCTACGCCGGGAAAAATTCCTCAACAGACTCagggaggagaagctggaggctCTCAAACTGAAG CTGACTAAGAATGGAACCCAAGAGAATGAGGAGGCGGAGAAGCTGACCGTGGATGACATCCCTGAGCAGGACATCGACATCAGTGGAACCAACTTGGAGGAGGGATCATTCCTCCAGCCTTACCCGCCGAAACGTCGCTACGCACTGCTCAAAGCTGCCGGTGTGAAGAAGATCGacaaggaggagaagaggcagcTGCATGAGCTGAGGATCTCCAGGGAGAACTGCGGTTGCGACTGTCAGGGCTTCTGCGAGCCTGAGACGTGTAGCTGCAGCCTGGCAGGCATCAAATGTCAG ATGGATCATTCCTCTTTCCCATGTGGCTGCACCAAGGACGGCTGTGGAAACACAGAGGGTCGCATCGAGTTCAACTCCACCAGGGTACAGACACATTACATCCACACTATCATgaagctggagctggagaagaggctggaggagcaGTCgagcacagaggaggaggaggaggagaacacaaCCTCCCTACCAGCAGTGCCCTCCTTCCCCTTAAACTCACAACTGCCAGCTGGAGAGAACAGTTGCAGCAGCGATATGACAGACTCAGACTCTTCAGGTCAGAGTGAGGACTCCGAGCCAGGCGAGGGCCTGTGCGAGCATCGCACCCCTCTGGATGTCGATGAGAAAGGCCTGAGCCGCATTCTCAGTTTCAGCGACACAGAGAACTGCTCGAGAAGTAGCCGGGATTGTGGGGAGCGTAAAGACATGTGCTGCCAAGATCAACGGCAAGAACAACAGCTGCCGTCTACTGAGGCTTTTAGTAGCTTCAGCATGGTGGACTTTGCTGATGAGAATGACAATATAGACGCTGCACTGTTGGATCACACAGACAATCGAGCAACAGCCATCTCAGAACTTTTGGATGAGAATGCCAACCAGGGTAACGCCCTATTCCATAGCAGTAACGTGCCACGCACGCCCTCCCCCACCGTCGATCGCTCTGCAAGCTACAACATGGACCTGAGCCTCTCCTCAGAGTCAGACCTGGAGTTCTTCGATGGCTTCCCCTGCTTGGGGCCCAGCTCGCTCTACAACTCCCTGAAGGAGTACGAACACATGGAcaacttttttcagtttcagttgcCTAGTTACCCCAGCCTCCCCCCGGCAAGTGACCCAGGGACCTGCCTCCTGGAGTCACTGATTGGCCTTTCAGAATCCGTCCCAGAACCCCCCGCCACATTTACAGACAATCAGCTGTTGGAGGAAGCCATGAAATTGTCTGTGATGGAGTCTGTGAAAGTTTGA